In a single window of the Anguilla rostrata isolate EN2019 chromosome 4, ASM1855537v3, whole genome shotgun sequence genome:
- the prrc2c gene encoding protein PRRC2C isoform X6 yields MSEKSGQSTKAKDGKTKYATLSLFNTYKGKSLETQKTAVAARHGLQSLGKVAASRRMPPPANLPSLKAENKGNDPNVNIVPKDGSGWASRQDQPGDERQQETPPPQPKQGAPQPQEVSVSTSRSWASNKQPGPVDGAPRVNSQFHQEFPSLQAAGESDKPGEQQEEEPYGPGPSLRPQNVGSWREGGGRNLNTAPSPPEMESKVAEEGAERSTPSPGTDADEPRKPAAEGRDKRDPRDRLGQPGPPAPGPAPAPAPQPKLNGGQQPPAGVPPQFAPQFRGMMPPYMFHAYPRMPFPPVQGTYRYPAQQQDGAKGPRAANRPSQGHSQAWLQDPDRPSIISATELKELDNLDTEADEGWAGAQMEVDYTEKLNFSDDEENQAGKEKGENWEWMSKVERMRARSAEGSEARKEGAEERGGSKDWADGADSRAPSAGGRAQYGKPGQPDYQGQHAGRATATGPPRAGKPAAAPPAGEEDLEAWRQKRKTQSEPSEAVERARRRREEEERRMEVQRLAACAEKLKRLNEKLRTAETRASPVPPEEPAAPPAAPPAGPSPTPAQQPLPPAPVPVQDRPEPSEPEEDQPSASPQPDVGESGVREQPGDAEVPAEEESPAERAPVRDCFSAEENRGAEEPPVPLSRVEPSSQEDAPTLPSEVEGEPGAAVRPSLTSGYSKQFQKSLPPRFLRQQEQLKQQQQQQQQWQQQQQQQQQQGGAVSPSGAPGPPPQHRSLYQPLGPHPQHLASMGFDPRWLMMQSYMDPRMMSGRPPLDMPPMHPGRIPPKQLVRRDPADSSGSGSDSFDHLTRPIREHGLPSEQRMVWGSEPYPPTEPIPSVTPPKGRDETKEPRMDSGLELERPVPAVYPQEHSPLEPRGKSDFFRDSSEPLSAFGCGPEEAPGLLQPDRGPAGPVFEPPEASLPCGEEAETLGHSLLKRSISQGSSHSLKLEEPRFDGVPAASKTQELPDPAEPTEDKARSEPFPQGLPGANRATPPAEVTHKADKLPSLAANKQKADMRWGQRLGAGRRDGPAGDRPVRRSGPIKKPVLRDMKEEREQRKEKEERHERGERGDRVKKEVAVKAPSAAAALMEGQKPPGEVKREQAAPPDLGDSSSSSSGKPRGPQLPAGTQGPAPQEDKQDKSLAADKHPEPKPASRKESSLPPRAYRREERERDRERDREREREREREREKEREKDWPIDPSHRGRGRGEYYSRGRSYRGSYGGRGRGSRGRSRGDYPYREPRSRSDLPLSAAGGAGFRCREESETRSESSDFEVLPKRRRRRGSDTDSESEGRESASDTGASDREPSAKPSRPLRRELPEARRGPRPGGAPSFGPPHAPDKPGSREDEGRPKPGFLPKGEPSRRGRGGLYSRRGAGRERGGPRSVPLRRAGMRESSQWPSKPMETFRPEEADTSRFDNPGLDRRPPKYDGRKFGEAGPGSRERPRRPRPARPPRQDKPPRFRRLKEREAAVMASEVASETPAPDSASPTLSKAPGCAPPSSEGAAPEPAPAAGAVPSDAGPTAVVAAGSKSPDLSNQNSSDQANEEWETASESSDFNERREREERKEALESASVASAAAAAQAPQGAGAPSKAAGEGGLTPKREAAAAAAAAKRSFSSQRPVDRQNRRGNSGPKSSRGYAGGKGERRGGSGAKAGRRGAAQNSDAHGGAGQRPAKDSASRRKEDAKQAAKKPKEKADALSQFDLNNYASVVIIDDHPEVTTLEDPQSSANDDGFTEVVSRKQQKRLQDEERRKKEEQTVQNWSKKGSGEKGRGGGSKLPPRFAKKQQQQQQQQQQQQQQQQQQQQQQQQQQQQQQQQQQQQAIASSQAAHLAPAQPAGQPQAQPQPQPQPQEGAVALPGAVDFTGKSLAAGPAHGSLGTELWDSKVAGSAVLPDMKKLGPISPPQPPSVSAWNKPLTSFTGTVTPEGVKSGVEVGVELGMDSIQFGAPSSAGSTDSDGVPAMLEKGSDNKLPEPKEQRQKQPRAGPIKAQKLPELSPPEAKEYKPGPIGKERSLKNRKAKDGRQSEGEGPDKGGPGGGRGADSGSPTKDGKVPEMGGDIEGMITAPSVEYGSVSKESVTDYTTPSSSLADSVPTGVSKMEESLVANVALPHTLPLPRREALQQSSALTTVSPATVDLTLKMESARKAWENSPSLGEKSSPVTSSASPITSGSGGGSASYSSFSSASMPQIPVASVTPSTSLSGSGTYTTSSLSTKTTSASDPPNICKVKPQQLQGGGVSGGFSQLGCVPSLLPQQQTPQVFVSQSAAAAGSAAQIPAFYMDTSHLFSPAHPRLAPPSLAQQQGFQPGLSQPTAVQQIPIPIYAPLQGQHQHQHQHQHQHQHQHQHQHQHQHQHQHQHQAQLGLSTGPPVSQPQDLFSSSLQPYRSQQAFMQNSLSQSPMMLSGTTLHSYPGVQPPELAKPQSSLAYQQTSSAQHIPILFEPQLNQPSGLGGSQLIDTHILQARQGLSQHSNLYSGQVQQHGQSSYYSSTQSPSSALQQVTVPLPGSQLSMPNFGSAGGQPLLALPQSLPPTPPQAQPQSLSRQPPISQPFRGLMGQSGHSMMQPSSKMCEMDLKLFGSGMDMKPGTPPVSARSTTPTSSPFRYRPGTFQSRASSTSPSSQSSKMNSMLYQKQFQSGSAGMRIPQHYAGQFTPQMLSQPSLVSPLVRPPHSSSFPGGVQRTPLGPPMSPSLGAGLMPHPRPQHPPRGPPGPSMGPRGTQAALKAEQDLKAKQRAEVLQSTHKFFSEQQQQQLKAPVSKPGRVDGGGKVVDSVAPNHQGGPPGGSEAEKPPSLAGPKPVRTGPIKPQSIKPEESK; encoded by the exons ATGTCCGAGAAGTCAGGGCAGAGCACCAAGGCAAAGGATGGCAAGACCAAGTACGCAACCCTTAGCCTCTTCAACACCTACAAAGGCAAGTCACTGGAGACCCAGAAAACTGCAG TGGCTGCCAGACATGGGCTCCAGAGTTTGGGCAAGGTTGCTGCCAGTCGGCGCATGCCCCCTCCGGCCAACTTGCCCAGCCTGAAGGCGGAGAACAAGGGTAACGATCCCAACGTCAACATCGTGCCCAAGGACGGGAGCGGTTGGGCCTCGAGACAGGACCAGCCCGGCGACGAGCG GCAACAAGAgacccctccaccccagcccAAACAGGGGGCGCCTCAGCCACAGGAGGTGTCTGTGAGCACCAGTCGCTCCTGGGCCAGCAATAAGCAGCCTGGGCCAGTAGACG GAGCCCCCCGGGTGAACAGTCAGTTCCACCAGGAGTTCCCCAGCCTGCAGGCAGCCGGGGAGTCGGACAAGCCgggggagcagcaggaggaggagccgtACGGGCCCGGCCCCAGCCTGAGGCCACAGA atgtcgGCAGTTGGCgagagggtgggggcaggaaTCTGAACACAGCACCCAGCCCCCCCGAGATGGAAAGCAAGGtggcggaggagggggcggagcgcAGCACGCCCTCCCCCGGCACGGACGCGGACGAGCCCCGCAAACCCGCCGCCGAGGGCCGGGACAAGCGGGACCCCCGGGACCGGCTGGGGCAGCccggcccgcccgcccccggccccgcccccgcccccgcaccccaGCCCAAACTCAACGGGGGCCAGCAGCCTCCCGCCGGCGTGCCCCCTCAGTTCGCCCCCCAGTTCAGGGGCATGATGCCACCCTAC ATGTTTCACGCCTACCCCAGGATGCCGTTTCCGCCAGTGCAGGGGACCTATAGGTACCCCGCCCAACAGCAAGACGGAGCCAA GGGCCCCCGGGCTGCCAACAGGCCCTCACAGGGCCACTCGCAGGCCTGGCTTCAGGACCCCGACCGGCCCTCCATCATCAGCGCCACGGAGCTGAAGGAGCTGGACAACCTGGACACGGAAGCTGACGAGGGCTGGGCAG GAGCCCAAATGGAGGTTGACTACACGGAGAAACTGAACTTTAGTGACGATGAGGAGAACCAGGCTGgaaaggagaagggagagaatTG GGAGTGGATGAGTAAGGTGGAGCGCATGCGAGCGCGCAGCGCTGAGGGCTCAGAGGCCCGGAAGGAGGGCGCGGAGGAGCGAGGGGGGAGCAAAGACTGGGCGGACGGCGCCGACTCcagagctccctctgctggcGGGAGGGCGCAGTACGGCAAGCCCGGTCAGCCGGATTACCAG ggACAACACGCAGGACGCGCCACGGCGACCGGGCCCCCTCGGGCGGGCAAGCCGGCCGCGGCTCCCCCCGCTGGAGAGGAGGACCTGGAAGCGTGGCGGCAGAAGCGCAAGACGCAGTCGGAGCCGTCGGAGGCCGTGGAGCGGGCGCGGAGGCGgcgcgaggaggaggagcggcgcATGGAGGTGCAGCGGCTGGCGGCCTGCGCCGAGAAGCTCAAGCGCCTCAACGAGAAGCTGCGCACCGCTGAGACCCGCGCCTCCCCCGTGCCGCCGGAGgagcccgccgccccgcccgccgcgccgcccgccggcccctcccccacccccgcgcagCAGCCCCTCCCGCCCGCGCCCGTCCCCGTGCAGGACCGGCCCGAGCCCAGCGAGCCGGAGGAGGACCAGCCGTCTGCGTCCCCGCAGCCTGACGTGGGGGAGAGCGGCGTGCGGGAGCAGCCTGGGGACGCGGAGGTGCCCGCGGAGGAGGAGAGCCCGGCTGAGCGCGCTCCAGTGAGAGACTGCTTCAGCGCGGAGGAGAACCGAGGAG CCGAGGAGCCCCCCGTGCCTCTGTCCCGTGTGGAGCCCTCCAGCCAAGAGGACGCCCCAACGCTGCCCtcggaggtggagggagagccAGGCGCTGCAGTTcgcccctccctcacctccggGTATTCCAAACAGTTTCAGAAGTCTCTTCCTCCTCGCTTCCTTCGACAGCAG GAGCAactgaagcagcagcagcagcaacagcagcagtggcagcagcaacagcagcagcagcaacaacagggGGGCGCGGTCTCCCCGTCGGGGGCCCCAGGGCCGCCCCCTCAACATCGCTCTCTCTATCAGCCCCTGGGGCCGCACCCCCAGCATCTGGCCTCTATGGGCTTTGATCCCCGCTGGCTGATGATGCAGTCCTACATGGACCCCCGCATGATGTCCGGCCGGCCACCTTTGGACATGCCGCCCATGCACCCAG GGAGAATACCTCCGAAGCAGCTGGTGCGCAGAGACCCTGCAGACAGCAGCGGCTCCGGCTCGGACTCCTTTGACCACCTGACCCGACCCATCCGGGAGCACGGCCTCCCCAGCGAGCAGCGCATGGTGTGGGGCTCCGAGCCCTATCCCCCGACCGAACCCATACCCTCAGTCACGCCCCCCAAAGGACGGGATGAGACCAAGGAGCCCAG AATGGACTctgggctggagctggagaggcCCGTACCTGCTGTATACCCGCAGGAGCACAGTCCGCTGGAGCCGAGGGGGAAGAGCGACTTCTTCCGGGACTCGTCCGAACCGCTGTCTGCCTTCGGCTGCGGTCCGGAGGAGGCCCCCGGCCTGCTGCAGCCCGACAGAGGCCCCGCGGGGCCGGTGTTTGAGCCCCCGGAGGCCAGTCTGCCCTgcggggaggaggcggagacCCTGGGCCACTCGCTGCTGAAGAGGAGCATCTCGCAGGGGTCCAGCCACTCGCTCAAACTGGAGGAGCCGCGCTTCGACGGCGTCCCCGCCGCCTCCAAGACCCAGGAGCTCCCCGACCCCGCGGAGCCGACGGAGGACAAGGCCCGCAGCGAGCCCTTCCCCCAGGGCCTGCCGGGCGCCAACCGGGCCACCCCGCCCGCGGAGGTCACGCACAAAGCGGACAAGCTGCCCTCGCTGGCCGCCAACAAGCAGAAGGCGGACATGCGCTGGGGCCAGCGGCTGGGGGCCGGGCGTCGGGACGGCCCGGCGGGGGACAGGCCCGTGCGCCGGTCGGGGCCCATCAAGAAGCCGGTCCTGCGGGACATGAAAGAGGAGCGCGAgcagaggaaggagaaggaggagcgcCACGAGCGCGGGGAGCGCGGGGATCGCGTCAAAAAGGAGGTCGCCGTCAAGGCCCCCTCGGCTGCAGCTGCCCTCATGGAGGGTCAGAAACCCCCCGGCGAGGTTAAGAGGGAGCAGGCTGCGCCCCCCGATCTGGGAGACTCCTCGAGCAGCAGCTCAGGTAAGCCCAGAGGGCCGCAGCTGCCCGCAGGTACGCAGGGTCCGGCCCCCCAGGAGGACAAACAGGACAAGTCCCTGGCAGCGGACAAGCATCCCGAACCCAAACCGGCGTCTCGCAAAGAGTCCAGCCTGCCTCCCCGGGCGTATCGGAGGGAGGAGCGCGAGAGGGACCGGGAGAGggaccgggagagagagagggagagagagagggaacgcgagaaagagagggagaaggactGGCCCATTGACCCGAGCCACAGGGGCCGCGGCCGGGGAGAGTACTACTCCCGAGGGCGCAGCTACCGCGGGAGCTacggcgggcggggcaggggcagcCGGGGCCGCAGCCGCGGGGACTACCCCTACCGGGAGCCGCGCTCGCGCTCCGACCTGCCGCTGTCCGCCGCGGGGGGCGCGGGCTTCCGCTGCCGCGAGGAGAGCGAGACGCGCAGCGAGAGCTCCGACTTCGAGGTGCTGCCCAAGCGCCGGCGCCGCCGCGGCTCCGACACCGACTCGGAGAGCGAGGGCCGCGAGTCGGCCAGCGACACGGGCGCCTCGGACCGCGAGCCCAGCGCCAAGCCCAGCCGCCCGCTCCGCCGCGAGCTGCCCGAGGCGCGCCGCGGCCCCAGACCGGGAGGGGCCCCGTCCTTCGGCCCCCCCCACGCGCCCGACAAGCCCGGCTCCCGCGAGGACGAAGGCCGGCCCAAGCCCGGCTTCCTGCCCAAGGGAGAGCCCTCGAgacggggccgggggggcctgTACAGCCGCAGAGGGGCCGGCAGGGAGCGGGGCGGGCCCAGGTCGGTCCCCCTGCGGAGGGCGGGGATGAGGGAGTCCTCGCAGTGGCCCTCCAAGCCCATGGAGACCTTCCGCCCCGAGGAGGCGGACACCTCCAGGTTCGACAACCCCGGCCTCGACAGGCGGCCGCCCAAGTACGACGGGAGGAAGTTTGGGGAAGCCGGGCCCGGCAGCCGAGAGCGACCGCGCCGgcctcgccccgcccgcccccccaggcAGGACAAGCCCCCCCGCTTCCGCAGGCTAAAGGAGCGGGAGGCTGCCGTGATGGCCAGCGAAGTTGCCTCGGAGACCCCCGCCCCGGACTCCGCCTCCCCGACCCTCTCCAAGGCGCCGGGGTGTGCGCCGCCCTCGTCCGAGGGGGCCGCCCCCGAGCCGGCGCCGGCCGCGGGGGCGGTCCCGTCCGACGCGGGGCCCACCGCCGTCGTCGCCGCGGGGAGCAAATCGCCCGACCTCTCCAACCAGAACTCGTCGGACCAGGCCAACGAGGAGTGGGAGACCGCCTCGGAGAGCAGCGACTTCAACGAGCGGAGGGAGCgcgaggagaggaaggaggcgcTGGAGTCCGCGAGCGTTGcctccgccgctgccgccgcgcAGGCCCCCCAGGGCGCCGGCGCCCCGAGCAAGGccgccggggagggggggctcacGCCCAAACGCGAGgccgcagccgccgccgccgccgccaagcGGAGCTTCTCCAGCCAGCGGCCCGTGGACCGGCAGAACCGGAGGGGCAACAGCGGGCCCAAATCCAGCCGGGGATACGCGGGCGGAAAGGGGGAGCGCAGGGGGGGGTCTGGAGCCAAGGCTGGCCGCAGAGG TGCCGCCCAGAACTCTGATGCCCACGGGGGCGCAGGCCAGCGACCCGCCAAGGACTCCGCCTCCCGCCGCAAAGAGGACGCCAAGCAGGCCGCCAAGAAGCCCAAGGAGAAGGCCGACGCGCTGTCCCAGTTCGACCTCAACAACTACGCCA GTGTGGTGATCATCGACGACCACCCGGAGGTCACGACCCTGGAGGACCCCCAGTCCAGCGCCAACGACGACGGCTTCACGGAAGTGGTGTCGCGCAAGCAGCAGAAGCGCCTGCAGGACGAAGAAAGGAGGAAGAAGGAGGAGCAGACTGTGCAG AACTGGAGTAAGAAAGGCTCTGGTGAAAAAGGAAGAGGTGGGGGTTCCAAGCTGCCTCCTCGATTTGccaagaagcagcagcagcagcagcagcaacaacaacaacaacaacagcaacaacaacaacaacaacaacaacaacagcagcaacaacaacagcaacagcaacagcagcaacaacaggcGATTGCATCTTCCCAGGCCGCCCACCTGGCCCCTGCTCAGCCAGCAGGCCAGCCCCAAGCTCAGCCGCAGCCCCAGCCGCAGCCTCAGGAGGGCGCTGTGGCGCTGCCCGGCGCTGTGGACTTCACCGGGAAGAGCCTCGCCGCGGGGCCGGCCCACGGCAGCCTGGGCACCGAGCTGTGGGACAGCAAGGTGGCGGGGTCGGCCGTCCTCCCCGACATGAAGAAAC tgggACCCATCAGCCCGCCCCAGCCCCCGTCCGTCAGCGCCTGGAACAAGCCTCTGACGTCATTCACCGGCACGGTCACGCCCGAG GGGGTGAAGTCCGGTGTGGAGGTGGGCGTGGAGCTGGGCATGGACAGCATCCAGTTCGGGGCGCCCTCGTCGGCGGGCAGCACGGACAGCGACGGCGTGCCCGCCATGCTGGAGAAGGGCTCCGACAACAAGCTGCCCGAACCCAAAGAGCAGCGGCAGAAGCAGCCCCGCGCCGGGCCCATTAAGGCCCAGAAG CTTCCGGAGCTCAGTCCCCCGGAGGCCAAGGAGTACAAGCCGGGCCCCATCGGGAAGGAGCGGTCCCTGAAGAACCGCAAGGCCAAGGACGGCCGGCAGTCGGAGGGCGAGGGGCCCGACAAGGGCGGCCCCGGGGGCGGGCGCGGGGCCGACTCGGGCTCCCCCACCAAGGACGGCAAGGTCCCCGAAATGGGGGGCGACATAGAGGGCATGATCACCGCCCCGTCCGTGGAGTACGGGAGCGTGTCCAAG GAATCCGTGACGGACTACACCACCCCGTCTTCATCACTGGCTGACAGCGTCCCCACCGGCGTGAGCAAGATGGAGGAGAGCCTGGTAGCCAAT GTGGCCCTGCCCCACACCCTCCCGCTGCCCCGCAGAGAGGCCCTGCAGCAGAGCTCCGCCCTCACCACCGTCTCCCCGGCGACCGTGGATCTCACTCTGAAG atGGAGTCGGCGCGTAAGGCATGGGAGAACTCGCCCAGCCTGGGGGAGAAGAGCTCGCCCGTCACCTCCTCGGCCTCGCCCATCACCAGCGGCAGCGGGGGAGGCAGCGCCTCCTACAGCTCCTTCTCCAGCGCCTCCATGCCGCAGATACCCGTGGCCTCGGTCACCCCCAGCACCTCCCTCTCAG GCTCTGGGACCTACACCACGTCCTCTCTGAGCACGAAGACCACCTCCGCCTCCGACCCCCCGAACATCTGCAAGGTGAAGccgcagcagctgcagggcgGGGGCGTGTCGGGGGGCTTCTCCCAGCTGGGCTGCGtgccctccctgctcccccagCAGCAGACGCCCCAGGTCTTCGTGTCCCAGTccgcagctgcagcag gCTCTGCGGCGCAGATTCCTGCCTTCTACATGGACACCAGTCACCTGTTCAGCCCGGCGCACCCCCGCCTGGCCCCCCCGTCTCTGGCTCAACAGCAGGGCTTCCAGCCCGGTCTCTCTCAG CCGACGGCGGTGCAGCAGATCCCCATCCCCATCTACGCGCCTCTGCAGGGGCAGCACCAACAtcagcaccaacaccaacaccaacatcaGCACCAACATCAACACCaacatcagcatcagcatcagcaccaacaccaacaccaggcCCAGCTGGGCCTGAGCACCGGCCCCCCGGTGTCCCAGCCACAGGACCTGTTCAGCTCCTCCCTGCAGCCCTACAG gTCCCAGCAGGCCTTCATGCAGAACAGCCTGTCGCAGTCTCCCATGATGCTGTCGGGCACGACGCTGCACAGCTACCCGGGCGTGCAGCCCCCCGAGCTGGCCAAGCCGCAGTCCAGCCTGGCCTACCAGCAGACCTCCAGCGCCCAGCACATCCCCATCCTGTTCGAGCCCCAGCTCAACCAGCCGTCGGGCCTGGGCGGCTCCCAGCTCATCGACACGCACATCCTGCAG GCGCGGCAGGGGCTGAGTCAGCACTCGAACCTGTACTCCGGCCAGGTGCAGCAGCACGGGCAGAGCAGCTACTACAGCTCCACGCAGTCCCCCAGCTCGGCCCTGCAGCAG GTGACTGTGCCTCTCCCCGGCTCCCAGctctccatgccaaatttcggGTCGGCAGGAGGCCAGCCTCTGCTCGCCCTGCCCCAGTCGCTGCCTCCCACTCCGCCCCAGGCGCAGCCCCAGAGCCTGAGCCGCCAGCCCCCCATCAGCCAGCCCTTCCGCGGGCTCATGGGTCAGAGCGGCCACAGCATGATGCAGCCCTCCAGCAAG ATGTGTGAGATGGATTTGAAGCTGTTTGGCAGTGGGATGGATATGAAGCCTGGGACTCCCCCAGTGAGCGCTCGgagcaccacccccacctccagcccctTCAGGTACCGCCCTGGCACGTTCCAGTCCAG AGCGAGCTCCACCAGCCCCAGCAGCCAGAGCAGTAAGATGAACAGCATGCTGTACCAGAAGCAGTTCCAGTCGGGCTCCGCAGGCATGCGCATTCCTCAGCACTACGCCGGGCAGTTCACCCCGCAG aTGCTGTCTCAGCCCAGCCTGGTCTCCCCGCTGGTTCGCCCGCCCCACTCCAGCTCGTTTCCGGGAGGCGTGCAGAGGACTCCGCTGGGCCCCCCCATGTCCCCCTCCCTCGGTGCCGGGCTCATGCCCCACCCCAGGCCTCAGCACCCGCCCCGTGGCCCCCCGGGGCCCTCCATGGGCCCTCGGGGTACGCAAGCTGCACTGAAGGCAGAGCAGGACCTGAAG GCTAAGCAGCGTGCCGAGGTGCTGCAGTCCACCCACAAGTTCTTCtccgagcagcagcagcagcagctcaagGCCCCGGTCAGCAAGCCGGGCCGGGTGGACGGAGGGGGGAAGGTGGTCGACAGCGTGGCCCCCAACCACCAGGGGGGGCCGCCAGGGGGCTCGGAAGCAGAgaagcccccctccctcgccgGGCCCAAGCCCGTACGGACCGGCCCCATCAAGCCCCAGTCCATCAAGCCCGAGGAGAGCAAGTAG